In Thermococcus profundus, the genomic stretch TGTGTGGATCTCTGGATCTGGGGTGGAAAAGAGAAGGGCTGGGTCCTAAAGAGCAACTGCTCAAGGTCAGTGTCCCTGAGCTACTACTCCTTCGATGTGAGGCCAGCACACGAGAGCGGCGAGCTCTACTGGTACCTAGGAGCCGGTAGCATGCTGGTCTTCCACAAGGAGGGGAAGATAGATAACTACGAGAAGGTAGCGTTTAAGGTAAAGTACAAGGGCAAAGAGGATGAAGGGTCGTTCCTGGTCTCCCTCGGAAGAAGGTGAGGCTTTTTGACCCCCAATTTTTATCCGTGCGCTTCAAACCAAAACCTCCACTGAGACATTTTGGCTATCCTGGAAGGCACTTTATCAGAATGTCGGGACATGAAACCCAAACTAGAGGAACCCCCACAATGCGCTGAAGATAAAAAGAGAAGAACGACTATGGAGCGAATTATCGGTATTCAATGCATTATCGCCCGCGTCCCTGCGTCGCGTTCCGTTTTGGCGGCTAAAGCTATCGCGATGTAGTTGGCACCGGCCAGTATCATATCCGTCGAGATGAACAGGCCAACGGCCCAGAGGCTTGACCACGGCCACTGAAGAACTATCATCAGACCGAGGAAGACGGTCAGGATCCCTGAAAGGCTCATAAGGGCCCACTGGGATACATCCCTGTTCTGGAATGCCACGGCAATCCTGAGGAAGCCGATGAAGATGAGAGCCAGCCCCAGGAAGAGCGCGTATATTGCGGTGGCGAGTACGGGATTTATCACGGCGAATATGCCGCCAAGGACGTAGATGGCCCCCATAACGATGTGCAGGGTTCTGCTCTTCCACTCCTTGGCTTTAGTGATTCCCTGTACTGTCTGCAGAATTCCGCCGGCTATCATGAACGCTCCGAACACAGCCACACTGGTGATGCTGAGGAGCGGGAGGATCATTAATCCGGCGGTTCCTAAGGTTATGAATATCAACCCGAGACCGAGCATCCAGACCCAGTTCTTTTCAACTTCTCCGTACTTCATTGTATCACCCCCTTATTTTCACCATTGGTAAGTTTAAAGGCTTAAAAGTTTTTCTGTATTTTTGTTATTAAATTTCCTCTTACCGAGCTATTTATAAACTCCCCTGAGGAGCGCGGAATATGCGCTTCAAGCCCAAACCCTTCACAGATCCGGTTCCATTCAGGTGCCTCTACTGCCTCGACTGCTGCAGGGGGAGGCACATCTACCTGACGCTCGAGGACATAGAGAGGATAGCGAGGGCCGGCCACGATCCGCAGGACTTCGTGACGTTCTCAGTTGAGGGAGACAAAATCCGCTTCGTTCTCGCTGTGAGGGAGTGGGATTTGGGATGCGTCTTCCACGACCCGGAGACTGGGAAGTGTACAATCCACGAGGTCAATCCTATCATCTGCCGCATCTACCCCTTCATGGTGTCGAGAAAGCCGCTGGGTGTGGAGGGGGAAGAGCCCTTCGAGTACAGAGGTGAGAAGCTCTGGCTCTACTATGACGAGAGCTGTCCGGGGATAAACGCCGAAGAACCGGAAACAACAATAACGCCGGAAGAGATAGCGGAGCTTGGCCTGGAGTTCGAGAGGGAGTTTGAAAAGACGGATATGGACGGCTTTGTCGAGCTGATTGGGAGGCTCGATGGTGAGGGAAATGGATGAGCTCCGCCATCGAAGGGCGTCATCATGGGAGTACGACCTCATCCTGCGAGAGGCGGAAAAGTACGGCGAGCTAAGGCATCATACCTTCGCCATTGTTGAAGGGAAGTTCCGCGACGTCTACGCGGTTAACGAGAGGGTCTGGACCGAGATAGAGGGGCTCAAAATGAAGCCCTACGCATATGGAACCTTCGTCGGCACCATAAAGGTCGATAAAAACCTTGTCGAGAAGTTCTACCCCAACGTCGAGTTCTTCTACTTCGTTGACGTCCAGAAGAACTATGCGATACTAAGCCCCAAGGCCGGATTTCTGTTCACGACCGGAAAGGACGTGCCGAGGAGCGGCGTGCGCTCTTATAACTGGCAGGGCACCAAAAAGCTCGTAATCTACGATGAAAACGGGATAATCCTCGGAATCGGAAGGATAAATCCCGGGAGCAGAAACAAGTTCATCCTAAACGTGACAGACATCGGTGCGTTCATCAGGAGGAGGCGCTGACTTTTCTTACCAGACGTAATCTTTTTAAGCCCTTCTTCGCAGGAACTTAATGATAACAAAAAGTTAGTTTAAGGGGTGGTCGCGATGACCCGGATGGTGAAGACAGGCATCCCGGGGATGGACGAGATACTCCACGGAGGAATACCCGAGAGGAACGTCGTCCTGCTCAGTGGTGGGCCTGGAACCGGAAAGTCAATCTTCTCACAGCAGTTCATCTGGAACGGTCTCCAAATGGGCGAGCCCGGAATCTACGTGGCACTCGAGGAGCACCCGGTTCAGGTAAGGCAAAACATGGCCGGGTTCGGCTGGGACGTCAGGAAGTACGAGGATGAAGGGTTATTCGCGATGGTAGATGCCTTCACCGCTGGAATCGGCAAGAGCAAGGAGTACGAGAGGTACATCGTCCACGATTTAACCGACATCAGGGAGTTCATAGACGTCCTCAGGACAGCTGTTAAGGA encodes the following:
- a CDS encoding HdeD family acid-resistance protein, which encodes MKYGEVEKNWVWMLGLGLIFITLGTAGLMILPLLSITSVAVFGAFMIAGGILQTVQGITKAKEWKSRTLHIVMGAIYVLGGIFAVINPVLATAIYALFLGLALIFIGFLRIAVAFQNRDVSQWALMSLSGILTVFLGLMIVLQWPWSSLWAVGLFISTDMILAGANYIAIALAAKTERDAGTRAIMH
- a CDS encoding YkgJ family cysteine cluster protein, with product MRFKPKPFTDPVPFRCLYCLDCCRGRHIYLTLEDIERIARAGHDPQDFVTFSVEGDKIRFVLAVREWDLGCVFHDPETGKCTIHEVNPIICRIYPFMVSRKPLGVEGEEPFEYRGEKLWLYYDESCPGINAEEPETTITPEEIAELGLEFEREFEKTDMDGFVELIGRLDGEGNG
- a CDS encoding PUA domain-containing protein, whose protein sequence is MVREMDELRHRRASSWEYDLILREAEKYGELRHHTFAIVEGKFRDVYAVNERVWTEIEGLKMKPYAYGTFVGTIKVDKNLVEKFYPNVEFFYFVDVQKNYAILSPKAGFLFTTGKDVPRSGVRSYNWQGTKKLVIYDENGIILGIGRINPGSRNKFILNVTDIGAFIRRRR
- a CDS encoding KaiC domain-containing protein produces the protein MTRMVKTGIPGMDEILHGGIPERNVVLLSGGPGTGKSIFSQQFIWNGLQMGEPGIYVALEEHPVQVRQNMAGFGWDVRKYEDEGLFAMVDAFTAGIGKSKEYERYIVHDLTDIREFIDVLRTAVKDIGAKRLVVDSVTTLYINKPAMARSIVMQLKRVLAGLGVTSIFVSQISVGERGFGGPGVEHGVDGIIRLDLDEIDGELKRSLIVWKMRGTSHSMRRHPFDIIDTGIVVYPDKVLKRKAVVELE